GTCCCCAGAGGGTTCTGCTGTCGGATCCTTGAGAAGCTGAGATGTTCCAGTTTTATATCCAGCTAAATTGCCGGCAGACCCGCAGTACCTGGTGCTGTTGCAGCTCTCGGATGGTACTCTGCGCCTTCTCCAGGCTTTCGCTCGCCGAGCTGCGCTGCTGCCGTGCCGCTGCCAGCTCCCGCTTGATGGCATAATTCTCCTCAGCCTCTTGGGCCCTCGTCACTTGGCCCTGAGTGTTTTCAGGCAGGGGGACAGGGGGTGATATGGCTGTGATGCAAAGTAGACTAGAGGCAAGCAGCACTGCATGCTTTAACACAGATTAGCCAGTAGAGGGGGACAGAAGGCCCTAAACAACACCTTCCATGTAGGGCTTgtagacaaacaaacacagcacCCTTTATGTAGGTGGAGAGACAAACACAGCACCCTTCATGAAGGGTGGAGAGACAAGCACAGGACCCTTTATGTAGGTGGAGAGACAAACACAGCACCCTTCATGAAGGGTGGAGAGACAAGCACAGCACCCTTTATGTAGGTGGAGAGACAAACACAGCACCCTTCATGAAGGGTGGAGAGACAAGCACAGCACCCTTTATGTAGGTGAAGAGACAAACACAGCACCCTTCATGAAGGGTGGAGAGACAAGCACAGCACCCTTTATGTAGGTGAAGAGACAAACACAGCACCCTTCATGAAGGGTGGAGAGACAAACACAGCACCCTTCATGTAAGGCAGAGAGACAAACACAGCAACCTTCATGAAGGGTGGAGAGACAAACACAGCAACCTTCATGTAAGGCAGAGAGACAAACACAGCACCCTTTATGTAGGTGGAGAGACAAGCACAGCACCCTTCATGTAAGGCAGAGAGACAAGCACAGCACCCTTCATGAAGGGTGGAGAGACAAGCACAGCACCCTTTATGTAGGTGAAGAGACAAACAGCACCCTTTATGTAGGTGGAGAGACAAACACAGCGCCCTTTATGTAGGTGAAGAGACAAACACAGCACCCTTCATGTAGGTGGAGAGACAAACACAGCAACCTTCATGAAGGGTGGAGAGACAAGCACAGCACCCTTTATGTAGGTGGAGAGACAAACACAGCACCCTTCATGAAGGGTGGAGAGACAAGCACAGCACCCTTTATGTAGGTGAAGAGACAAACACAGCACCCTTCATGAAGGGTGGAGAGACAAGCACAGCACCCTTTATGTAGGTGAAGAGACAAACACAGCACCCTTCATGAAGGGTGGAGAGACAAGCACAGCACCCTTTATGTAGGTGAAGAGACAAACACAGCACCCTTTATGTAGGTGGAGAGACAAACACAGCACCCTTTATGTAGGTGAAGAGACAAACACAGCACCCTTTATGTAGGTGAAGAGACAAACACAGCAACCTTCATGAAGGGTGGAGAGACAAGCACAGCACCGTTTATGTAGGTGGAGAGACAAACACAGCACCCTTCATGAAGGGTGGAGAGACAAGCACAGCACCCTTTATGTAGGTGGAGAGACAAACACAGCACCCTTCATGAAGGGTGGAGAGACAAGCACAGCACCCTTTATGTAGGTGGAGAGACAAACACAGCACCCTTTATGTAGGTGGAGAGACAAACACAGCACCCTTCATGAAGGGTGGAGAGACAAGCACAGCACCCTTTATGTAGGTGAAGAGACAAACACAGCAACCTTCATGAAGGGTGGAGAGACAAGCACAGCACCGTTTATGTAGGTGGAGAGACAAACACAGCACCCTTCATGAAGGGTGGAGAGACAAGCACAGCACCCTTTATGTAGGTGGAGAGACAAACACAGCACCCTTCATGAAGGGTGGAGAGACAAACACAGCACCCTTCATGTAGGGTGGAGAGACAAACACAGCACCCTTTATGTAGGTGGAGAGACAAACACAGCACCTTTTATGTagggcagacagacaaacacagaaacCTTCACTGGTTAGTTCTCACTCTTGATTGTTGGAATCAGGGTGGGACTGATGGAGAAAAAGGAAGTAAGGGGAGAATGGAATGGATCAGCTGGAGAAGACAGCCGGGTGGAGGATGTGGAAGGAGATGGAGACCGGTGTGGTTTTACAGCACAATACCTGGATCAGCCTGTCTGCCAAAGAGGCACTTTCCTACGGCATCCCGAGGGGAAGAGTGAGAGGCAGGTGGACAAGATAAagtagaaaaaagaaagaacaaaGTAGGGATCAACAGGTACAGGGGGGAACAGAGTCATACATTTAAAGTAGTCAGACAAGCGACTGCGTTTTTGTGcgaatgtgtctgtgtgtccaaaAAGGCCGGGTGACCGTCTGAAGGCCTCAGTCACCTTCTCCAGGGTTTCTATCCTCTGCTTGAGGAGCCTGTTTTCCGTTCTCAATCTCTGTGAGAGAAGAAGAGGCTCAGACGGGCAGATATTAAACAGTCGCGTTTGCAGACACAGCATCAGCGTTTGCACAGTAAAAGTGTACTTCCGTAAggaaatcattttaaataatcacatTTCCAGAGAGAATCAGACACAACCTATATAGTGGAATCCACTCATAACATTTGATGCTTATCTTAATAAACGATTTCCTTCACTAccccaccaccccctcccccaaaacaaCGTGAACAAAATGTCGTACACTGAAATGGAACCTGTGTCGTTTTCCCTTCCGCTTCCTGTACCAGTGGCTTCCTCACCTTAATCTCGATCTGTTCCTCCATTTCCTTGTTCTTAATGGTGGTGTATTCCTTTTCCAACCTGTCAGCGGGAAAACCCTGTGAGAAAGTGGCCCCCGTACACAATATAATGATTCTGCTACCCCCAGTGCCACCCGCAATGCCTGCCTACAGCTGTACCCAACATGCCAACACTGTGAAAGCAGAGGGTCAGTAAGAAAGGGGTCGTCTTCCATTACCTCTTATTCAGAACAATGTCATACTGATCACTGATTAATTGTGTTTCCTAATCATTATTCTCAGCTTTAAAATATCTCTAGTTAGATTCCATGTTTCACTTCAAGCGTGTCAGAGTCCCATTAGCCTCGCAGATCAGTTTAAATCGATGAGACAGGTGTCACCCCAAGTAATCATCACACTTCTTCCAGACGTGGCATTCGTACTTCTTCATCTTCTTGGCGTTGTATTTGACCTGGTAGGCCTTCAGCACTAGCTTGTCCGGGCAGCTGTCAAACTGGTGTGGAATCACCTTCTGGAAGTGCTGTGGAGGCCGGAAcaggagacacacacaaacaggttaTGCTTACAACCTCTGTGGGGACTTCTGAGTGAAGATAACCTACAGTTTAGATCCAACAAAACTCAAAAATTAAATTCTGGCATTTCAAATGTTTTAAAGTAAACATTACTTCAAATGAGGGTTATTTGTTTCATGGTCTTGCAATGTCTGTTTTCTTGAAGACCTGGGGAGATCTGGGGGTTATTTCAGCCCCCCAGCTGCTGGTTGACCTCTGGGGTTATTTCAGGGCTTGATGCTGTAATGTTCACAACTGAACAGGAACCTGTATGTTCCTTCTGGTTCCATCTCACTTCCGAGAGCTGCCGGGATCAGCATTTGGCTCCCAGTGATGGGTACCTGGGACATTCCCTCCATGTCCAGCTGGATGAGGTCCATCTGGTTGTATTGAAGAATGGCCACGCCCACCCGGAATATGATCTCCAGCCCCTGCATGGATCCATCAGTGATTCAGCAGCACACAATAATTAGAAAACGGTCTCCGAATATGCGTGAAACTATAACCATGCACACATGCGAACAcggccggccacgcaggcatCTCTGACCTCATACATGAAGATGTCGAAGATGCGTGTGGCTACCGGCAACGGCAGGAAGGTGAGGAAGAGTGTGAGGAACCAGGAGGAGGCGTACATGGAGGTGTGGAAGCTCTGGGAACGGAAGTGCATGTTCAGCTCCGGCAGCTGCTCCTAGGGGGGGGGGACGAGGGAACAGCTATAAGCCACGCCCACACAGTCAGGTGATCACACAGTCAGCCTCATTCGCATATACGGGGATCagagtgtggctcagtgtgttagGTTGCTTGCCATCAGAAGGTCATACGTTCAAATCCAAGATTCAActgagtgatgtcatcactgaggcccttaaccccaactagCTGACCCTGCTACCTCAAAAATGTACATAGCTACGGATAAAAGTCTCTGTGAAATAATGCAGATGGCTTCCCAACTGAAAATACAGGAAAAGAAAGCCTGAGGACAGCTCCCGAAAAAGTGTTAAGGCACATGTGGCCTTATTTTTAAATAGTCTAAATGCACTCATGCATCACTTAAAAAGACAGCCATCCTGTTTAACCTCTTTGGTTCTGAATTATTTGCAAAAAGTCTTTACTACCTTTACATCTCAGCCAATGGATGCTCTACTATAATGATCCAGAACAGCGAAAAGTATTTTttcataaatgcaaaaaaaaaaaaaaaaaaaacaagtatagAAGTAGAGCAGCATTTAGCGAGATCGGCCACGTGTTGTAAAGACGTCAAACCAAGGAAGCCAAAGTGGTGAACATTTTAATAACCTTGTGCAAAACAACCCCATGAAAAAGCAAACACGCACAGTCCTACGCTGCTGCAAATCTTTAATGACGGGTCCAGTAAGGAAAGCAGTTCTTACGGATAATGAATGCTGAGCTATATCAAGAAAATGATCTGAATTTAAACAACAATCCAGTCAAGCCGCATTACTAAGTGCATTACTAAGTTCCCCATCAACAGTGTCACATGACAGCACCTTGTGGATGCGGCATTTAGACCACAGTTCACATATACATGCACTATTCCGCGCTGCTGACTGATGACACTCGGCTAGGTTAGAAACGGGATGACATCCGCTGCTCCCTGCTGTTTTTAGACGCTCCGCCTCCTTGAAGATCTGGGAGAATGAGGGCAGGCCGAGGATCTTGAGCGGAGCTGGATGATGAGGAGGATGAAGAGGCCGCAGAGGGAGCCCCGCCTTCACCTCGCTCTCTGGCAGAGGAAGCCGCACGGGGCTCCCAGCGCGGCGTTTAACTCATTTGCTTCTTTGGCCTGAATGTACCGTCACTCCAAATGACATTTATTACTTAAGGCCACAGCTTGCTGACATACCAGCCAAACCGTTCCAGTTTAAACAATTCATACCAGTGAAAAAAAGCCATTATCCAGCAGTAAATGAAAGTGGCAGATTTTGGCCTTCTGCTCCTCCCTTGTCACTATTTTTGAAGAAAATCATCCATCGGTCTGTCTTCCCACTGCTTATCCTCATCATGGTtgcaggggggcctggagcctgtccagggcagcacagggcacatggctgggggacaccctggaggggaggccagtccattacagggaaCACACCCCAACctccatgcaaactccacaaagaGGGAGAAGCAAGGATCTGAACCCTTAGCTTTAGAATTGCACAACAACAGCGCTACCCACTACTCCACAATGCCAAACTTTAAGGAGATTGGCTGAAAGTAGATGCAACTACTTCTAATTGGCCAGATGAATACACACCCACAAGAAGTTACCCTCCCACTAATGTCTCGGCCATCTTGGGCAATTATCTCATTAAAAACCCGGCCAAATTGACAAAGAAAACCTCTCTTAGACAGTAGGGGGCATAGTAACTAAAGACACAGTCAAATCCTAGGTATTACCAGTTCAGCTCCCAACTAAACCTGCATACCAGTGCATAGTGCAACGCAGGGTAATTATCTTTAAAGGAGTATAAGGAAACATTTtcataaactgaatttaaataacatatgaaaataaaacaaaaaactacAACTAAACCAAAACTATAACTCGTGCTCCAGAAAGTGTAATATAAGAAAAACATCAACTTTCAGTTACCGTTTTAAATACTATTtagctaaagtaatgatttgtttGTCTTTAATTGCCATCAAAAATTCCTGGAACATGTTTTTCCCTTAATAAGGACATTAGTACAAGTGCACTGTGTATTCAGTTAGGACTGTCACACACATAATATCACTACAACTCTCtagaaataaaaacactgaagctaaactaaaacaaaaataaaaaatatataaaaactaaacagaaATATGTCTTAAAATTAATTACTAAACCACATTGAAACGAATTAAATCTAATGATGCCTTCTaatgaaaattgaaaattatgtaaaaataaaaactaaattgaAAAGCTCAAAACTACGATACCACGGGTGTAACGGTACCTGCAGCAAGTACTCAAACTGGTAGATGCAGAGACCCAGCTCGGCCATGCTGGGCTTGAAGAGCTCCCTCAGCCGGTACTCCTGCATCAGCCGCACGAACACGCAGAAGGCCTCCTCCTCGGGCATCTGGGAGTGGGGAGGACGGGTCAGCGCCGCCGTGCTGCCCGGGGCGGATGCAGCTGAGACCGGCTCTACTCGCCTGCATCAGCAGCAGTCCCACGATGAAGGCGCTGCCTTGACAGTATCCCACCTCCCGGTCCACCAGCGAGTAGGCCTGGTGACACAGAGATCGGCTCAGACACCAGGCAAACCCCCTGCCCCGCGCCCCGCGCCCCGCCCCGCGCCCTCACCTTCATGACGTTGAAGAGCACCTCCTGACCCAGGCTGTCCTGGCCTTTGAAGAACTCGTGCTCCGGATAGGTGCGGGCGATGTCGCGGCGGATCAGCTTCTCGCACGGGGACGACATCTTCAGCAGCTCCGAGTACTGCTGCTTCACCGGCATGTCCGTGGCATTGCCCAGCAGCTGCCAGACGATGGCCCGGAAGTGGTGCGGGATGCCCTTCCGGATCAGCTCctggggtggagggggcgggTCAGACAGACAGGCGTCACagtggccccccccccctgacggcTTGGCTGTTTTCGGGCCCCTCCCCACCTTCAGCAGCTTGTCCTTCTTCCGCCGCCACTCGTCCCACTCGCTGACGACGCGCCCCCACAGCACCCAGGCGTCCTCCCCCAGCTGGGACAGGCTGGACGAGGCGGAGCAGCTGGACACCAGCAGGGAGCCCGAGTTGCGGCGCGAGCCGCTCACGGCCCGCAGCGACTTGGAGTCCATCTCCAGCAGCCTGGGAGCAGAGCAGGGCTCGTTAGGCCGCTTTCAGGGCCACGCCGGACAGTGCCAAGCATCTGCACGCGACGGCACAGCGGAAAGTGATGGAAGGGGCCAGCCGGCGCCCCCAACTGGCGGACAAGACGCAGTGACAGTCCAGCGTCCTTTATGGGAACCATACAGATCACATCCGGGGGGAACGTTGGAGCGCCTTGGTCATGTGACGCCGGGACTTTTATAGTGGACTTTTATAGTTTTATTCCCAAAATTCCCTTTTtaagaaaggggggggagaggaAGGAAACTGCAGTGTTTTTAGAAAAACTCAAGATCAATCCAAGTAAAAGGGGCTGTATGCGGACTGTTCGCATTGGAAAAGTGACATTGAGACTGATTGGTTTTGTCTATTTTATGCAATGTAACGATTTTGTAACTATCATAATAAGGAATCCCTCAATGTACAAGCttaatattttccatttttcctgttatgtgaaaactttcacaaaacATGTGATGCTTTGTTAGAGTCTCACCAGCATTCATCTTAATGCCACATAAGCAGTGACCCCCATGCTGGCTGTCTTTGATGGGCAGTGTTCAGTCGGCACTTGTCCCTTGACATCTCCCTCCTGGTGCTGAtggaaacagccccccccccactcacactcacacagcacTCACCTATTCTGCTCCTCCAGCTTGGCCAGcagctccagctcctctgggctGAGGTTCTCCGAGTCGGAGGGTGAGGTGGCAGCAGCTGAGAGCGCGGCATCATGGTAAGTGGAGTAGAGAACGGCATCATGGTAAGTGGAGTCCGGGCTGAGGACAGGGCTGCCAGCGGACAGGCAGGAGTCGGCGTGTGGGAATGAGGGCGAGGCAGGCCGCTCTGGGCTGCCCTGCGGGGTGGACATTTCTCACGCTGTCCTCACTCCTCACTCCGTCCTCGCCCTctctgctgctgggggggggggcttcaatTCCGAGGCCGGAGCTTATCACAGCCGTCACACCTGTGCAATGAAACACAGAGGATGGTTCAACACGGAAGGGGACTAACGAAGTAGCCTAGGAGATCCAAGTCGGTCTGTTGAGCATTTCAAGCGGGGGGGCAGTTGGGTGCAGACTGGGGCCAATTGTACTGAGAGGGGGACCAGATGTATTTCActtgccagcattaagaagcaaaagacaattttgaaaaccagTGTTTCAAATTTGTGGATATGTTGTTTAATTATACAGTGTTTTGTGGTTACATTTCACaggtttttacaaatatgtaactgaGCCTTTTCTTGTTCCAactgtcttgcttccacaagcttgatgattttttctgtcattaactTCGCTTTTTACAAGCTGAAGTGACTCGACACCAGTTTAAAGTGTCCATCAAGAAAATCTGCTTACATTTCTGTTTGCCTACAtacacagcactcacagaaagtcttgctTGATTCTGTAATAATGTTGCAAATATATTGCTTTCATACAGTGGCGGAGCCAGAGGGGTGTCCGGGGTGGTACTGGACACCCCTGACATCCAATTGGCCACCCCGGGTGCCAccccaaaattttatttgctgctGGCAGTTCCTGATGCTGATTGACATCTCATTTGTCTaaagaagtttttgaattttgccGGCAACGCTGCTCAAGCTATTTTCAAATCAAAGACGAGCCGAAGACAAGAGCATGGTTTCAAGGTAAGACgaataataaaacatcataTTTTAAATACGTTTTATAGTTTATTGTAAGGTTTGTTTGCTGAGTAACATTTATTATCCGCTGTGTAAGTTAACGAGGCGCCGACGACATCAGTTAACTTAATGAGATTAGAGACATCAATTCGCACTTTAGACAGTTAACGCTATACTTCATCTGTGCTAGTATTACATGCACATACCATGTATTTaagttattatatttaatttacgaTGCTCAAATATTTTGCTAATATGGGGAAGTAATGTTAGGCTAGCTGTATTCTGATTTTAATGTGTGTTTCTAACTGGATCAGATGTAACCAGACTGTAATATTTTTGCACAGggtcaattaaacatgaaaagaAAGGGCGAGATATCAGACTTCTTTATAAAGAAGCACAAACAGGCAGATCAGGTTCAAACAGACCCTACCCTTTGCACTGGATCCCACAGCAGCTCCATACCTGAGACTAGTCAGAGTCAGTGTGGTCAGACTTCAGGTCCACCAGCAGGTCAGAGCATCTACCAGGCAATCACATGTTTCAAACAATGTTAGAATTTAAGCTGAGCTTCAGGAAAGTtcaactaaaaaaaacaaatactgtcATTACTTATTAACTCACAACAAAGTGAGTAGATGATgagtaaattattatattttcatattttgaatgaataaaataaaataaaacttttgaattccttaatttattatttcaactgcgtgtgtgtgtggaccccctgaaatagcagtgccccccccccccggccaccccatgTAAAAAACTGTAGCTCCACCACTGCTTTCATAACAAAAGTTAATTGACAATCAATGTTTAACATACTACACATATCTcctgcacagacattttctttttattacgTGTCATAATTTATTTGACTATTCTTACCATTTTGCTATAATTGCAGCTGCGGTCATTGGCTTCCAAATGGATGCTGAACACAAATGTCTGGTGTTTCATGTTATTGCAAAGTTGTTGCTAATTAAAAAACACCCAGTgatgcttgtcaatgaactttttacTCAGAGCAGCTCTTTCAGAACTATAATTTGactttcaatttattactacttaaaatgaattttttactttaaaacttccaattatatatatttcacaAGTAAATAAAGTAAGGATTTTTGCaatacatttgcaatatttttaccgAATTAAGCAAATGTCTTAAGATTTAAAactgtgagcactgtatatacgtgtaaataataataataataataataataatacctttATTTCAGAAGTAGCATACGCATTtaggggggccgggggggcatGTGATCACAGGGGCACTGCCCCTGTCCGTGTAACCCTTCAGTTATGTGCTTAACTTAAATAACATGGGTAACAATAAACCACGAGACCCACGATCTAGTAGGTTAAGTCACACCTAAAGGGGAATGTCCGCGAGTCGACAGCATAGCAGAAAGTGCCATCCCTCTATAAGGGCGTCCGAAGTGACGATGTATGGGCAGGACAGATAATGGCATTAGGGCACCCGGTTCACACGTGCACTCTAATagaccggtgttctgacgagttgagctactttgtcgagttaggctaccgtagtgctaatcgatagccctaacccccaaaacctaaccctaaaacGTTGGaattgcacatgcgcagaaaggctcgatagaacgtctcgataggtagctcagcttgtcAGAACGCCACACTTTGTGGGGCATGACGGGTGCAAGAGACAGGGTGGGGCGCTCAGAGAGTGCCGTGGATAACAGCAGGGTTGCAGGGCAGAGTCTATTGTCCGTATTCACTGGTATGGAGACGAGAAAGGAGAATGAAGGCAGGAAACGCGCACAGCAACATGATCCTTGGCTACACTAGGGGCCGA
This genomic window from Paramormyrops kingsleyae isolate MSU_618 chromosome 22, PKINGS_0.4, whole genome shotgun sequence contains:
- the LOC111856347 gene encoding EVI5-like protein isoform X3 codes for the protein MSTPQGSPERPASPSFPHADSCLSAGSPVLSPDSTYHDAVLYSTYHDAALSAAATSPSDSENLSPEELELLAKLEEQNRLLEMDSKSLRAVSGSRRNSGSLLVSSCSASSSLSQLGEDAWVLWGRVVSEWDEWRRKKDKLLKELIRKGIPHHFRAIVWQLLGNATDMPVKQQYSELLKMSSPCEKLIRRDIARTYPEHEFFKGQDSLGQEVLFNVMKAYSLVDREVGYCQGSAFIVGLLLMQMPEEEAFCVFVRLMQEYRLRELFKPSMAELGLCIYQFEYLLQEQLPELNMHFRSQSFHTSMYASSWFLTLFLTFLPLPVATRIFDIFMYEGLEIIFRVGVAILQYNQMDLIQLDMEGMSQHFQKVIPHQFDSCPDKLVLKAYQVKYNAKKMKKLEKEYTTIKNKEMEEQIEIKRLRTENRLLKQRIETLEKGQVTRAQEAEENYAIKRELAAARQQRSSASESLEKAQSTIRELQQHQITEEFVSGLQAQLEQSRRREAELLAALKDMQDKVLNLEKRSGSLPDERNVTQLQEELELAKLQELETLRCFQDVQDIVAKLNQHWQHYMARGSGAGHWKESPKKNAVNELKDQLVGTNQREAQAKAELCELRQIALQLEKQNQIQSNLANRQAQEGTALQKTVRELTTEKESLQEQLREMRRRQAESEYKGKEELMEVRLREAESMTLVAELQQRISELEIQEEEGRIQDQLIHSDSIESVTELHEQIAELKDEIRQLRGQPPRCQAPGNGMLQNLCLTSRASGECDSLGSAEAPPSGTGPAPMLYDSLVVSHRSSLRLDSEGSSDGEEGCISVNDQPPAPPYAGMVCSEALDH
- the LOC111856347 gene encoding EVI5-like protein isoform X2, which gives rise to MSTPQGSPERPASPSFPHADSCLSAGSPVLSPDSTYHDAVLYSTYHDAALSAAATSPSDSENLSPEELELLAKLEEQNRLLEMDSKSLRAVSGSRRNSGSLLVSSCSASSSLSQLGEDAWVLWGRVVSEWDEWRRKKDKLLKELIRKGIPHHFRAIVWQLLGNATDMPVKQQYSELLKMSSPCEKLIRRDIARTYPEHEFFKGQDSLGQEVLFNVMKAYSLVDREVGYCQGSAFIVGLLLMQMPEEEAFCVFVRLMQEYRLRELFKPSMAELGLCIYQFEYLLQEQLPELNMHFRSQSFHTSMYASSWFLTLFLTFLPLPVATRIFDIFMYEGLEIIFRVGVAILQYNQMDLIQLDMEGMSQHFQKVIPHQFDSCPDKLVLKAYQVKYNAKKMKKLEKEYTTIKNKEMEEQIEIKRLRTENRLLKQRIETLEKESASLADRLIQGQVTRAQEAEENYAIKRELAAARQQRSSASESLEKAQSTIRELQQHQITEEFVSGLQAQLEQSRRREAELLAALKDMQDKVLNLEKRSGSLPDERNVTQLQEELELAKLQELETLRCFQDVQDIVAKLNQHWQHYMARGSGAGHWKESPKKNAVNELKDQLVGTNQREAQAKAELCELRQIALQLEKQNQIQSNLANRQAQEGTALQKTVRELTTEKESLQEQLREMRRRQAESEYKGKEELMEVRLREAESMTLVAELQQRISELEIQEEEGRIQDQLIHSDSIESVTELHEQIAELKDEIRQLRGQPPRCQAPGNGMLQNLCLTSRASGECDSLGSAEAPPSGTGPAPMLYDSLVVSHRSSLRLDSEGSSDGEEGCISVNDQPPAPPYAGMVCSEALDH
- the LOC111856347 gene encoding EVI5-like protein isoform X1 produces the protein MSTPQGSPERPASPSFPHADSCLSAGSPVLSPDSTYHDAVLYSTYHDAALSAAATSPSDSENLSPEELELLAKLEEQNRLLEMDSKSLRAVSGSRRNSGSLLVSSCSASSSLSQLGEDAWVLWGRVVSEWDEWRRKKDKLLKVGRGPKTAKPSGGGGHCDACLSDPPPPPQELIRKGIPHHFRAIVWQLLGNATDMPVKQQYSELLKMSSPCEKLIRRDIARTYPEHEFFKGQDSLGQEVLFNVMKAYSLVDREVGYCQGSAFIVGLLLMQMPEEEAFCVFVRLMQEYRLRELFKPSMAELGLCIYQFEYLLQEQLPELNMHFRSQSFHTSMYASSWFLTLFLTFLPLPVATRIFDIFMYEGLEIIFRVGVAILQYNQMDLIQLDMEGMSQHFQKVIPHQFDSCPDKLVLKAYQVKYNAKKMKKLEKEYTTIKNKEMEEQIEIKRLRTENRLLKQRIETLEKESASLADRLIQGQVTRAQEAEENYAIKRELAAARQQRSSASESLEKAQSTIRELQQHQITEEFVSGLQAQLEQSRRREAELLAALKDMQDKVLNLEKRSGSLPDERNVTQLQEELELAKLQELETLRCFQDVQDIVAKLNQHWQHYMARGSGAGHWKESPKKNAVNELKDQLVGTNQREAQAKAELCELRQIALQLEKQNQIQSNLANRQAQEGTALQKTVRELTTEKESLQEQLREMRRRQAESEYKGKEELMEVRLREAESMTLVAELQQRISELEIQEEEGRIQDQLIHSDSIESVTELHEQIAELKDEIRQLRGQPPRCQAPGNGMLQNLCLTSRASGECDSLGSAEAPPSGTGPAPMLYDSLVVSHRSSLRLDSEGSSDGEEGCISVNDQPPAPPYAGMVCSEALDH